A single genomic interval of Drosophila virilis strain 15010-1051.87 chromosome 2, Dvir_AGI_RSII-ME, whole genome shotgun sequence harbors:
- the LOC6629951 gene encoding serine-rich adhesin for platelets isoform X3 — MAAINTVPKSIHLPLTNLSAPRVLMCSASVGSEGSVTLQLRDANALEAADSTTTATTATATTIATNAISTSSLGTQANGVTVLETFSASSGITSALENALTIGYPDPDMLADVLGTIQTASLKTKQTSSNTNIYTNNSKRSSYINGSSRRNSSTSTTILNNTLATTSSGVHLAGPNKITITRRSASNKISVQTVSASTNTTISSIGGSKTNYIKNCLIRSSSCSNTATNVTTLAQIMSNSSTSSAASLLSQHNNNSNCSNSSNFSNASSVGSSISIGSSSSSSNSSSNDSNSSSGHSLSFKSNGRNVPGIVTAAASTNTTATGIGIITVDNAPRKSRPKLSSPTRHGPQQCQICSKIFGNASALAKHKLTHSDERKYICALCSKAFKRQDHLNGHMMTHRNKKPYECKADGCGKSYCDARSLRRHSENHHGGVATLNNNSLSPTASSNCGSGSSSSSSSSVGVATSSLSLSPATASGDASSPDGATCIRTYISTGSSVVDAATGIALSDEQIKAMNLPIKSGVTLLSPTTSTSSIASSTTSSSCSTSGGSCSSVLTSSPTITLSDGATLEGDGLTREQLDLISKIMQQTKQTSAQVTVSSPNSVSSYKINTETAPVSARPRTWNMQLLNNAQNVTVTVEDGTDMVASASSSPDEVKDDELNQQLVAAINPHLLNIVKIDKPVECNLCHRKFKNIPALNGHMRLHGGYFKKDPETKRSEKKDSNGPPLQTASIGVRALIEEKIISKRKDINKGAFVVPAPPSSTASNGGVGGCSNNSNSLRRSLSDLESFLNPKSNTSSLSQALATSTSTTTAVLPAATTIKSTSGLSIQQIGLPQSIEIFSGGHRHPKTLNLGSGANTITITTNNVPTTTTMSALTALKGGGSISGVTSNADSKDSTLIELLKRGTRIAVASKKTQLQAQNSTNLILSNVGGSELTTISSSVQTGRQIITNNNRTVIIPSDVHVVSTKSKLISSNALTTNDSNTTCSASSISLPDGTPLSLTITPSQESVGVGEANGIAGGGGVYTVTYTSDADASDLFDDAEVYNVSDTEMLLQTVDTMELLNDDEDEVHKSEHSEDFSLLSEASDNVQTRLVKLEPDPVHSSTASNLNKTTPLPTFQQFHSKEIIMQNSSQIQAIANMRGSNTLGLLSSPLHSPLAYPTPPSSHENVAQSSPFVEDAAAQFVDASHTFFSDKTDFSQVYFKTDESDSMQQLSDNDNEKILKLKSVLEESSFDPSIKVEDLLNSTEDDAECDLREFAETNLSFLDEDQEFLNDSRNATSPLSESFFTSGIGSAEDVKQVLREVLPDENMQLQLTSEQQGENIIDLYYLPGLGLQSQMMPNSDDPLLSSSPREFGQQRQVVQTTTSTPSTTQPVEQLQSTTVLYDQHQLQQQLQLQPQQEQQEQHQEQHQQQQHQQQQQQQQQQQQQEQQSQQQQEQMQLPQQSAIQSEQPQQEQQTDFMLTNFTPVSCQTQYLDTNQQSMMLQPLNSLLQPILYGSNSTSNDKQAFTSMLNSNAGQTTELDASLLFACGDSIKNNCSKPMLAALPAAVATPVVTPTPSVSNLQPLSNQTNSILKRRLRSNGAQDVHKFSKFQTLSPHRSKLRKPSRTHYTPAPILNPDRKGTGLYCNVRKQLGQGMFDVFDDDFGDPVGLVDFCDESKVNLGSTYQAQIPACKSPEESTKETMSADLLWDPSVQIDEKILMRYIDLSKSSAVPMGSHSEEVALQTLLEAKGNSAAAVLTLLQTQSSAFQMKWTAYELEQFLRGLEKHGKDFGKIASELLTKTSGECVQMYYFWKKLCVDYKVSHLKMEPVPASTPTVEQKPYVCEIADCSASFTSKAALHGHVRIHAYGRNASNSNSNNNNNNNQHATAVSANNNHTCNNSSNNNSNNACASQTSSHTNQCNSATTTIITHANGNNSTLNNNIISNNIAPGSSINTALLSAAAAAGAGTAGTTSTASKDSSNSNNSNTAKESEFPCKVCGK, encoded by the exons ATGGCTGCCATAAATACG GTACCTAAGAGCATACACCTGCCATTGACGAATCTCAGCGCACCGCGCGTGCTGATGTGCAGCGCATCTGTCGGCAGCGAGGGTTCCGTAACACTGCAACTAAGAGATGCGAATGCCTTGGAGGCAGCCGACAgcacgacaacagcaacaacagcaacagcaacaacaatagcaacaaatgcaatatcAACATCGTCATTAGGCACCCAAGCGAATGGCGTCACAGTGCTTGAAACGTTCTCGGCATCGTCAGGAATAACGTCAGCATTGGAGAATGCGCTGACCATTGGCTATCCGGATCCGGACATGTTAGCAGATGTCTTGGGCACCATACAGACCGCCT CACTTAAAACCAAACAAACTAGCAGCAATACTAACATCTATACCAACAACAGTAAACGAAGTAGCTACATCAATGGTAGCAGCAGGAGAAACAGCAGCACTTCAACAACAATTCTGAACAACACCCTAGCAACAACGAGCTCTGGAGTTCATCTGGCCGGTCCAAATAAAATAACGATAACGCGACGAAGTGCCAGCAATAAGATCAGCGTGCAAACTGTAAGCGCTTCCACAAATACAACCATTAGCAGCATTGGCGGCAGTAAGACCAACTACATAAAGAATTGCCTGATacggagcagcagctgcagcaacacgGCCACCAATGTCACGACGCTGGCGCAGATtatgagcaacagcagcaccagcagcgcAGCCAGTTTACTCAGTCAgcacaataataatagcaactgtagcaacagcagcaattttAGCAACGCCTCATCCGTGGGCAGCAGCATTAgcattggcagcagcagcagcagcagcaacagcagcagcaacgacagcaacagcagcagtggtCACAGTTTAAGCTTCAAGAGCAACGGTCGAAATGTTCCTGGTATTGTAACTGCAGCAGCATCCACGAACACCACAGCCACCGGCATTGGCATTATCACCGTCGATAACGCACCCAGAAAGAGCCGACCCAAACTATCCTCGCCGACTCGTCACGGACCCCAGCAGTGTCAG ATTTGTAGCAAGATCTTTGGAAATGCTTCGGCACTGGCCAAGCACAAACTGACGCACAGCGACGAGCGGAAATATATTTGTGCGCTCTGCTCGAAGGCATTCAAGCGGCAAGATCACTT AAACGGACACATGATGACGCATCGCAACAAGAAGCCTTACGAGTGTAAGGCAGATGGCTGCGGCAAATCATATTGCGATGCGCGTTCTCTCCGCCGTCATTCAGAGAATCACCATGGAGGCGTGGCAACGCTCAATAACAACTCACTCTCGCCCACAGCTAGCTCAAACTGCGGCAgcggaagcagcagcagcagcagcagtagtgTGGGTGTGGCCACCAGCTCTCTAAGTCTTTCACCGGCTACAGCTAGTGGGGACGCCAGCTCGCCAGATGGGGCCACTTGCATTCGTACCTACATTTCCACAGGCAGCTCTGTGGTGGATGCTGCCACTGGCATTGCGCTGTCCGATGAACAGATCAAGGCTATGAATTTGCCCATTAAATCGGGAGTCACATTACTGTCGCCCACCACTTCGACATCCTCAATAGCATCGTCGACAACATCCTCATCATGCTCAACATCTGGCGGTAGCTGCAGCTCCGTTCTGACTAGTTCGCCCACAATTACGCTTAGTGATGGCGCAACCTTAGAGGGCGATGGATTAACGCGCGAGCAACTCGATCTCATAAGCAAGATCATGCAACAGACGAAGCAAACCAGTGCCCAGGTGACGGTCTCTTCGCCCAACAGCGTCAGCTCCTATAAGATCAATACAGAGACAGCACCAGTCTCGGCACGTCCACGCACGTGGAACATGCAATTG CTCAATAATGCGCAAAATGTCACCGTAACCGTGGAGGATGGTACCGATATGGTTGCGTCCGCTTCAAGTTCACCCGACGAGGTCAAGGACGATGAATTGAACCAGCAGCTAGTGGCCGCTATTAATCCCCACCTGCTCAATATTGTTAAGATCGACAAGCCAGTTGAGTGCAATCTATGTCACCGCAAGTTCAAAAATATACCCGCTCTTAATGGGCACATGCGTCTGCATGGCGGTTACTTCAAAAAGGATCCGGAAACCAAGCGCAGCGAGAAAAAGGACTCCAACGGACCGCCATTGCAGACTGCGAGCATAGGTGTGCGTGCCCTTATCGAGGAGAAGATCATTAGTAAGCGCAAGGACATCAATAAG GGCGCCTTTGTTGTGCCTGCTCCACCCAGCAGCACCGCAAGCAACGGAGGTGTTGGTGGCtgtagcaacaacagcaacagccttCGCCGCTCCTTAAGCGACTTAGAGAGCTTCTTAAATCCGAAGAGTAACACGAGCAGCCTGAGCCAGGCACTAGCCACCAGCACCAGTACTACTACAGCGGTGCTGCCAGCGGCTACCACTATCAAGAGCACCTCTGGGCTAAGTATACAGCAGATTGGACTGCCGCAAAGTATTGAGATCTTCAGCGGAGGTCACAGACATCCCAAAACCCTTAATTTGGGCAGTGGTGCCAATACCATTACCATTACCACCAACAACGTGCCAACGACAACTACCATGAGCGCACTGACGGCTCTTAAGGGCGGCGGTAGCATCAGTGGTGTCACTAGCAACGCGGACTCCAAGGACTCGACGTTAATTGAGTTACTTAAGCGTGGAACGCGCATTGCCGTGGCCTCTAAGAAAACACAGCTACAGGCACAAAACAGTACAAATCTGATCTTAAGCAATGTTGGCGGCTCAGAGCTCACAACCATTAGCAGCAGTGTCCAGACTGGTCGGCAGATTATTACCAACAACAATCGCACCGTCATCATACCTTCTGATGTGCACGTGGTGTCCACCAAGAGCAAGTTAATTTCTAGCAACGCTCTCACAACCAACGACAGCAATACAACTTGTTCTGCAAGCAGTATATCATTGCCAGACGGGACTCCCCTCTCCCTTACCATTACGCCCAGCCAGGAGAGTGTGGGTGTCGGTGAAGCAAACGGCATAGCTGGTGGTGGAGGTGTTTACACTGTAACTTACACTAGCGATGCGGATGCATCCGATCTCTTCGACGACGCTGAGGTGTACAATGTGTCGGACACGGAAATGCTACTGCAAACGGTGGATACTATGGAACTGCTCAACGATGACGAGGATGAAGTGCACAAAAGCGAACATTCCGAGGACTTTTCGCTGCTCAGTGAGGCCAGCGATAATGTTCAAACACGGCTGGTCAAGCTGGAGCCCGATCCTGTACACAGCAGCACAGCCAGCAACCTTAATAAAACAACGCCGTTACCCACCTTTCAGCAATTTCATTCCAAGGAGATTATCATGCAGAACAGTTCTCAAATCCAGGCCATCGCCAACATGCGTGGAAGCAACACCCTAGGCTTGCTTTCGTCACCGTTGCATTCGCCACTAGCCTACCCGACGCCACCCTCTAGCCACGAGAATGTGGCTCAATCCTCACCCTTTGTAGAGGATGCTGCGGCTCAGTTTGTGGATGCCAGTCACACGTTCTTTAGCGATAAAACAGACTTTTCACAAGTCTATTTTAAAACAGACGAGAGCGATTCCATGCAGCAGCTCAGTGATAATGACAATGAGAAAATACTTAAACTAAAGTCGGTGCTGGAAGAAAGCAGCTTCGATCCATCCATTAAGGTGGAAGATCTCTTGAACAGCACCGAGGACGATGCCGAATGCGACCTGCGGGAGTTTGCCGAGACGAATCTCTCATTTCTCGATGAGGATCAGGAGTTCCTAAATGATTCACGAAATGCTACCTCGCCTCTGTCTGAGTCCTTCTTCACCAGTGGCATTGGATCTGCAGAAGATGTTAAGCAGGTGCTACGTGAGGTGCTGCCCGATGAAAATATGCAACTGCAGCTAACTAGCGAGCAGCAGGGCGAGAACATCATTGACCTTTACTATTTACCGGGGCTGGGCCTGCAATCCCAAATGATGCCAAACTCTGATGATCCGCTTTTGTCCTCCTCACCAAGAGAATTCGGACAGCAGCGACAGGTTGTCCAAACGACAACGTCCACGCCATCGACCACACAACCTGTCGAGCAGTTGCAGTCTACCACCGTACTGTACGATCAACatcaactgcaacagcaactgcaactgcagccccagcaggaacagcaagagcaacaccaggagcaacatcagcagcaacagcatcagcaacagcagcagcaacagcagcagcaacagcaacaagaacagcaatcccagcaacagcaagagcaaatgcaattgccgCAGCAGTCTGCAATTCAATCtgaacaaccacaacaggaacaacagaCAGACTTTATGCTCACCAACTTTACTCCCGTGTCCTGTCAAACACAGTACCTAGATACCAATCAGCAGTCGATGATGCTGCAGCCACTGAATAGTTTGCTGCAGCCAATACTTtatggcagcaacagcacctcCAACGATAAACAAGCATTTACCTCGATGCTTAACTCGAATGCCGGTCAGACAACTGAACTGGATGCGAGCCTGCTCTTTGCCTGCGGCGACAGTATCAAAAATAACTGCAGCAAACCTATGCTTGCTGCATTACCTGCAGCAGTAGCTACACCAGTAGTCACTCCAACACCAAGCGTTTCCAATCTACAGCCGCTGTCCAACCAAACTAATTCCATATTAAAGCGTCGCCTGCGTTCAAATGGAGCACAGGATGTGCACAAGTTCTCGAAATTCCAAACACTTTCACCGCATCGCTCAAAGCTACGCAAGCCTTCGCGCACCCACTACACACCCGCGCCAATTCTTAATCCAGATCGCAAGGGCACAGGACTCTATTGCAATGTGCGTAAGCAGCTCGGCCAAGGAATGTTTGACGTCTTTGACGATGACTTTGGCGATCCTGTGGGCTTGGTTGATTTCTGCGATGAGTCCAAGGTGAATCTAGGTTCCACTTATCAAGCGCAGATCCCAGCCTGTAAATCGCCCGAAGAATCCACCAAGGAAACAATGAGTGCAGACCTACTTTGGGATCCAAGCGTACAGATAGACGAGAAGATACTAATGCGTTATATAGATCTCAGCAAATCCTCGGCCGTACCCATGGGTAGCCATTCCGAAGAGGTAGCCCTTCAAACGCTGCTTGAGGCCAAAGGCAACTCAGCGGCGGCGGTGCTCACCCTGTTGCAAACGCAGTCCAGCGCGTTTCAAATGAAATGGACTGCCTATGAGCTAGAGCAGTTTCTACGTGGCCTGGAGAAGCACGGGAAggattttggaaaaattgcCAGCGAG TTACTTACGAAGACCTCGGGCGAATGCGTtcaaatgtattatttttggaaaaaacTATGTGTGGACTACAAGGTCTCTCACTTAAAGATGGAGCCAGTTCCTGCGAGCACTCCAACGGTGGAACAGAAGCCCTACGTCTGCGAGATTGCCGACTGCTCGGCG AGCTTCACCTCGAAAGCAGCTCTGCATGGTCATGTTCGCATACACGCTTATGGCAGAAATGCCAGCAACagtaatagcaacaacaacaacaacaacaaccagcatGCCACGGCAGTTAgtgccaacaacaaccatacttgcaacaatagcagcaacaacaatagcaacaacgcATGCGCATCCCAGACTAGTAGCCATACCAATCAATGCAacagtgcaacaacaacaatcataaCGCACGCCAATGGCAATAACTCCACCCTCAACAACAATAttatcagcaacaacattgcACCAGGCTCTTCCATAAATACTGCTCTgttatcagcagcagcagcagcaggagcaggaacaGCAGGAACGACATCGACAGCATCAaaagacagcagcaacagcaacaattccAATACAGCCAAGGAGAGTGAATTTCCCTGCAAGGTGTGCGGCAAGTAA